A segment of the Mogibacterium diversum genome:
CTCTACTACTTGCATTTAACTCAACTGGAAGTGTAACAAGATGAAACAAAACGACAGCAACAAAGCAAAAAATTCCTATATTAAAAAACATATTCCCGTACTCTGTTGTAGATGAGAGAACAATGCCCAACAAGATTAAAGGCCATGATGTGTTTTGGGCAAAGTTAGTTACGGGTACAAGTGCATTTCTCATCTTGACAGGAGCATAACTAGTAGCATGCTGTATCGCATGCCCAACTTCATGGCAAGCTATACAAACAGATGCAACAGAATCTTGAGAATATATCTCCGAACTAAGATTAACTGTATTAGATCTTGGATCGTAATAATTAGTTAGTGCATCTCCATTCAAAACATTGATTGAAACCTGCTGAAGACCGTTAGCATCAAGCATCGTTCGAGCTGCTTCAAAACCCGTTATCCCTTTGCTGTTTTCAATATCAGTATATGTTGAAAAGGCACGCTTTATACGCGCCTGCACTATCATCGTAAAAATCATTGCTGGAATTAACACAATCATAGATGAATAATATCCACCGAACATATCTCTATACCTCCAATATAATATTTATTTAAGACGCATTCCAACTTCTAGTTTGTTACCTCTAATAAAATCTGAAACGCTCATCCTCTTCTTGCCTTGCAATTGAACTTCCCTAATTTCAAGCGTCCCATTGGTGCACTTCACGGTAAATTTTTCCTTGTCAACACTGGTAATCACACCAAAATCAGCATTTATATCGACATCATCTATTGGTAAAACATCAAAAAGCTTAAGGACTTTATCTCCGATATTGGTAAATGTACCTGGCCAAATTTTAAAGGCACGCACTTTATTATCAATTTCAGCAGCTGAGGAATTAAAATCAGTATATCCATCTTCTTTGCGAATCATGTGAGCATATGATGAAGCTGAGTCGTCTTGTTTTGTGTACGTTGCTTGACCTTCAGCTATTAAATCAATCGTTTTAACGACTAACCTAGCCCCACATTCAGCAAGTTCCTCAGATAAGGT
Coding sequences within it:
- a CDS encoding zinc metallopeptidase, giving the protein MFGGYYSSMIVLIPAMIFTMIVQARIKRAFSTYTDIENSKGITGFEAARTMLDANGLQQVSINVLNGDALTNYYDPRSNTVNLSSEIYSQDSVASVCIACHEVGHAIQHATSYAPVKMRNALVPVTNFAQNTSWPLILLGIVLSSTTEYGNMFFNIGIFCFVAVVLFHLVTLPVELNASSRALQQMKALNLVDDSDYAGSKRVLSAAAMTYVAALATAAAALIRVLLIRGNRD